A genomic window from Pseudomonas cavernicola includes:
- the ccoS gene encoding cbb3-type cytochrome oxidase assembly protein CcoS, which yields MPALYVMIPVALLIVAIAIYIFFWAVDSGQYDDLDGPAHSILFDDEDPQHQAGIDEASSNTTSVNKPTDREPPRV from the coding sequence ATGCCCGCGCTTTACGTGATGATTCCAGTAGCCCTACTGATCGTCGCCATCGCCATCTATATCTTCTTTTGGGCGGTCGACAGCGGTCAGTACGACGACCTGGATGGCCCGGCCCACAGCATCCTGTTCGATGACGAAGACCCGCAGCATCAGGCCGGCATCGACGAAGCCAGCAGCAACACAACCTCAGTCAACAAGCCCACGGACCGAGAGCCGCCGCGTGTTTGA
- a CDS encoding heavy metal translocating P-type ATPase has product MSAPLPCFHCGLPVPAGSRFCAVVLREPREFCCPGCQAVAEAIVTGGLESYYSHRSETSANPQALPQQLSDELALYDRADVQQPFVRHDGEVAEATLLMEGISCAACGWLIEHHLRHLPGVAEARLNLSNHRLQVRWVDSQLPLSQLLSELRTIGYAAHPYQADRAAEQLAAENRLALRQLGVAGLLWFQAMMATMATWPEFNIDLSPELHQILRWVAMFLTTPIVFYSCAPFFRGALRDLRTRHLTMDVSVSLAIGGAYLAGIWTAISGQGELYFDAVGMFALFLLSGRYLERRARERTAAATAQLVNLLPTSCLRLDAQGQSERILLSELQLGDRVLVQPGSVLPADGRILQGQSNVDESLLTGEYLPQPRLEGDAVTAGTLNVEGPLTVEVQALGHDTRLSAIVRLLERAQADKPRLAELADRAAQWFLLATLLLAIVIGLLWWQLDPARAFWIVLAMLVATCPCALSLATPTALTAATGTLHKLGLLLTRGHVLEGLNQIDTVIFDKTGTLTEGRLTLRDIRPLAAENADSCLALAAALENRSEHPIARAFGRAPQAAEEVTSNPGLGLEGLVAGRRLRIGQPLFVCALSGCPVPGMPEEPGQWLLLGDSHGPLAWFILDDRLRADAPALLAACKARGWQTLLLSGDSSPMVASVAAELGIDQARGGLRPDDKLALLQQLHQQGRKVLMLGDGVNDVPVLAAADISVAMGSATDLAKTSADAVLLSNRLEALVQAFGLARRTRRVIIENLLWAGLYNGLMLPFAALGWITPAWAAVGMSLSSLTVVLNALRLTRLPEIKAAPNSGHATTPRHAPA; this is encoded by the coding sequence ATGAGCGCGCCCTTGCCCTGCTTCCACTGTGGCTTGCCAGTTCCCGCCGGCAGCCGCTTTTGCGCGGTCGTGCTCCGCGAACCTCGAGAGTTCTGCTGTCCCGGCTGCCAGGCGGTGGCCGAAGCGATAGTCACCGGCGGCCTGGAAAGTTATTACAGCCACCGCAGCGAAACCTCAGCCAATCCACAAGCTCTGCCCCAGCAACTCAGCGATGAACTGGCGCTTTACGACCGTGCCGATGTGCAACAGCCGTTCGTGCGTCACGACGGTGAGGTGGCCGAAGCCACGTTGTTGATGGAAGGTATCAGTTGCGCCGCCTGTGGCTGGCTGATCGAGCATCATCTGCGCCATTTGCCCGGGGTTGCCGAAGCCCGCCTGAACCTATCCAATCACCGATTGCAGGTGCGCTGGGTGGACAGTCAACTCCCCCTCAGCCAGCTGCTCAGCGAACTGCGCACCATTGGCTATGCCGCCCACCCTTACCAGGCGGATCGCGCGGCCGAGCAATTGGCTGCGGAAAATCGTCTCGCCCTGCGCCAACTGGGGGTCGCCGGGCTGCTGTGGTTCCAGGCGATGATGGCAACCATGGCCACTTGGCCGGAGTTCAATATCGACCTGAGCCCGGAACTGCACCAGATTCTGCGCTGGGTGGCGATGTTTCTGACCACCCCAATCGTGTTCTACAGCTGCGCACCGTTCTTTCGCGGCGCTCTGCGCGATTTGCGCACCCGTCATCTGACCATGGACGTTTCGGTCTCGCTGGCGATTGGCGGCGCCTATCTCGCCGGGATCTGGACGGCGATCAGCGGCCAGGGTGAACTGTATTTCGATGCGGTTGGCATGTTCGCCTTGTTCCTCCTCTCCGGCCGCTACCTGGAGCGCCGCGCCCGTGAGCGCACCGCCGCAGCGACCGCGCAGTTGGTCAACCTGCTACCGACCTCTTGTTTACGCCTGGATGCCCAGGGCCAGAGTGAACGCATCCTGCTCAGCGAGTTGCAACTCGGCGATCGTGTGTTGGTGCAACCCGGCTCGGTACTGCCGGCCGATGGACGCATCCTGCAAGGTCAATCGAACGTCGATGAATCGCTGCTGACTGGCGAATACCTGCCGCAACCGCGCCTTGAAGGCGATGCGGTCACCGCCGGCACGCTCAACGTCGAAGGCCCGCTGACCGTCGAAGTCCAGGCGCTGGGGCACGACACCCGCCTCTCGGCCATCGTTCGTCTGCTCGAACGCGCGCAAGCCGATAAGCCACGTCTTGCCGAGCTGGCCGACCGCGCCGCGCAATGGTTCTTGCTCGCCACCCTGCTGCTCGCCATCGTTATCGGCCTGCTCTGGTGGCAACTGGATCCGGCCCGCGCGTTCTGGATCGTGCTAGCCATGCTGGTCGCCACCTGCCCATGCGCGCTGTCCCTGGCGACGCCCACGGCACTCACGGCAGCCACCGGCACCTTACACAAGCTCGGGTTGCTGCTGACCCGCGGGCATGTCCTGGAAGGACTGAACCAGATCGATACGGTCATTTTCGACAAAACCGGCACCCTGACCGAAGGTCGCTTGACGCTACGGGATATCCGCCCGCTGGCCGCCGAGAACGCCGATAGCTGCCTGGCCCTGGCCGCGGCACTGGAAAATCGCTCGGAACACCCCATCGCACGGGCTTTTGGTCGAGCCCCTCAAGCCGCAGAAGAAGTCACCAGTAACCCTGGCCTCGGCCTCGAAGGGCTGGTTGCAGGTCGTCGCCTGCGCATCGGCCAACCGCTTTTCGTCTGCGCACTGAGTGGCTGCCCAGTGCCAGGCATGCCTGAGGAGCCCGGCCAATGGCTGCTGCTCGGCGACAGCCATGGCCCACTGGCCTGGTTCATCCTGGATGATCGCCTGCGGGCCGACGCGCCTGCTCTGCTCGCCGCCTGTAAGGCCCGCGGTTGGCAGACTTTGCTGCTGTCCGGCGACAGTTCACCGATGGTCGCCAGCGTCGCCGCCGAGTTGGGTATCGACCAAGCCCGTGGTGGCTTGCGACCCGATGACAAGCTGGCACTCCTCCAGCAGTTGCACCAGCAAGGACGCAAAGTGCTGATGCTCGGTGACGGGGTCAACGATGTGCCGGTGCTGGCCGCCGCCGATATCAGCGTGGCCATGGGTTCGGCCACCGATCTGGCGAAAACCAGTGCCGACGCGGTACTACTGTCCAATCGCCTGGAGGCGCTGGTCCAGGCCTTCGGTCTGGCCCGGCGCACCCGCCGCGTAATCATCGAGAACCTTCTCTGGGCGGGGCTGTACAATGGCCTGATGTTGCCGTTCGCCGCCCTCGGCTGGATCACTCCCGCCTGGGCCGCTGTCGGCATGTCGCTCAGTTCGCTGACTGTGGTGCTCAATGCCTTGCGCCTGACTCGTCTGCCAGAGATAAAGGCTGCGCCCAACAGTGGCCACGCGACTACCCCCCGCCACGCTCCTGCCTAA
- a CDS encoding TetR family transcriptional regulator: protein MKVTVKVSPPKVVEAQGKRLLMDAALRLAAESRSLSNLGLRELAREAGLNPNTFYRHFKTVDDLGLAMIGEMAAQIRQPLRDLRRQAAQRAADSVREAAANALPLGIDLGRGRRVCCETVELFFAFVAENPQAFIIGMRELHGASPVLREALRRVMDDFADDMADDISELQLLPSLDKPAIRQVSSLISRQLFQQSLDYIEQPEMRAAICAQAQAQILMMFAGATLLQSLGVLNLSGQAHG, encoded by the coding sequence ATGAAAGTAACGGTAAAGGTGAGCCCACCTAAAGTAGTCGAGGCGCAGGGCAAGCGCCTGTTGATGGATGCCGCGCTGCGCCTGGCTGCCGAGTCACGCAGCCTAAGTAATTTAGGCCTGCGCGAGCTGGCGCGCGAAGCGGGGTTGAATCCGAATACCTTTTATAGGCACTTCAAAACAGTCGATGACCTTGGCTTGGCGATGATTGGCGAAATGGCCGCGCAGATCCGCCAGCCGCTACGCGATTTACGCCGGCAGGCAGCGCAGCGGGCCGCTGACTCGGTTCGCGAAGCGGCGGCCAACGCTCTGCCGCTGGGTATCGACCTGGGCCGTGGGCGGCGCGTCTGCTGCGAGACGGTCGAACTGTTTTTCGCCTTCGTCGCCGAGAATCCGCAAGCCTTTATCATCGGCATGCGCGAGTTGCACGGCGCTTCGCCAGTGCTGCGTGAGGCATTGCGTCGGGTGATGGATGATTTTGCCGATGATATGGCGGATGACATCAGCGAGTTGCAGTTGCTGCCGAGCCTGGATAAGCCAGCGATTCGCCAGGTTTCCTCGCTGATCAGCCGCCAGCTATTCCAGCAATCATTGGACTACATAGAGCAACCGGAGATGCGTGCGGCCATCTGTGCCCAGGCGCAGGCGCAGATATTGATGATGTTCGCAGGCGCGACCTTGCTGCAAAGCCTGGGCGTATTGAATTTGAGCGGCCAAGCGCATGGTTGA
- the hemN gene encoding oxygen-independent coproporphyrinogen III oxidase, producing the protein MLDTISWNTDLIHRYDQTGPRYTSYPTALQFHSGVGPFELFNALNDSRRTLRPLSLYLHIPFCANICYYCACNKVITKDRSRSELYLDRLTHEIAILGPHLDRRQRIEQLHLGGGTPTFLNHDQLRRLMAALRQNFSLLDDDSGDYGIELDPREADWSSMGLLRELGFNRVSVGVQDFDPAVQRAINRLQSLEQTRTIIEAARTLQFRSVNIDLIYGLPKQTPASFDRTVAEVISLQPDRLSVFNYAHLPQRFLPQRRINNSELPTAADKLAMLQQTIEQLTGAGYRYIGMDHFALADDELTCAQEDGRLQRNFQGYTTHGHCDLLGLGVSAISQIGELYSQNSSDLTQYQNNLEIGQLATQRGLHCSTDDRIRRTVIQHLICQFKLEFAVIESQFNLDFRAYFSAVWPQLQQMATDGLLDLTDSAIHIRPTGRLLVRSVCMLFDHYLAEQNSQHFSRVI; encoded by the coding sequence ATGCTCGATACCATCAGTTGGAACACCGACCTGATCCACCGCTACGACCAGACCGGTCCGCGCTACACCTCCTACCCTACGGCCCTGCAGTTTCATTCTGGCGTCGGCCCGTTCGAGCTATTTAACGCCCTGAACGACAGTCGTCGAACCCTGCGCCCGTTATCGCTGTACCTGCACATCCCGTTCTGCGCCAACATTTGCTACTACTGCGCCTGCAACAAAGTCATCACCAAGGATCGCAGCCGTAGCGAGCTTTATCTGGATCGGCTAACCCATGAGATCGCCATCCTTGGCCCTCATCTGGATCGCCGCCAGCGCATCGAACAACTGCATTTGGGCGGTGGCACCCCCACTTTTCTGAATCACGACCAATTACGCCGCCTGATGGCCGCGCTGCGCCAGAATTTCAGCCTGCTGGACGACGATTCCGGCGATTACGGTATCGAGCTCGACCCGCGCGAGGCCGACTGGTCAAGCATGGGTCTTCTGCGCGAGCTTGGTTTTAACCGCGTCAGTGTGGGCGTACAGGACTTTGATCCTGCAGTGCAACGCGCCATCAACCGCCTGCAAAGCCTGGAGCAAACCCGCACCATCATCGAAGCCGCGCGCACCTTGCAGTTCCGCTCAGTGAATATCGACCTGATCTATGGCCTACCCAAACAGACCCCGGCGAGCTTCGACCGTACCGTCGCAGAGGTGATCTCTCTGCAGCCAGATCGGCTCTCGGTGTTCAACTACGCCCACCTGCCGCAGCGCTTTCTACCGCAACGGCGCATCAACAACAGCGAACTACCGACAGCCGCTGACAAGCTGGCGATGCTGCAACAAACCATCGAGCAACTGACCGGCGCCGGTTACCGCTATATCGGCATGGATCATTTCGCCCTGGCTGACGATGAGCTGACCTGCGCCCAGGAAGATGGCCGCCTGCAGCGCAATTTCCAGGGCTATACCACGCATGGCCATTGCGACCTGCTGGGGCTTGGGGTTTCGGCGATCAGTCAGATTGGCGAGTTGTACAGCCAGAACAGCAGCGACCTGACGCAGTACCAGAACAACCTGGAAATAGGCCAGTTGGCCACCCAGCGTGGCCTGCATTGCAGCACGGATGATCGGATCCGCCGCACCGTGATACAGCACCTGATCTGCCAGTTCAAACTGGAGTTCGCCGTGATCGAAAGCCAGTTCAACCTCGACTTTCGCGCTTACTTCAGCGCGGTCTGGCCGCAACTCCAGCAAATGGCCACAGACGGCTTGCTCGATCTAACCGACAGCGCCATCCACATCCGCCCCACCGGTCGCCTGCTAGTACGCTCGGTGTGCATGCTGTTCGACCACTACCTGGCAGAGCAGAACAGCCAGCACTTCTCGCGGGTGATTTGA
- a CDS encoding FixH family protein, producing MPATPASPWYKHIWPWIIIGMLATSVFLTINMVMIAADTEDTLVTDNYYEAGKGISRSLDRERLANDLKLQAKAHLDELTGEVSLRLSGNSRPDKLELNLISPTQAGKDRHIALTRSTTEEDRYIGQLPEAISGRRFIELLGQQGGQTWRLFEEEVVSPGGEMLLGDEPIPGAEDPRP from the coding sequence ATGCCTGCTACACCTGCTAGTCCTTGGTACAAACACATCTGGCCCTGGATCATCATCGGCATGCTGGCTACCTCGGTGTTCCTCACCATCAATATGGTGATGATTGCTGCGGACACCGAAGACACGCTGGTCACCGACAATTATTACGAAGCTGGTAAAGGCATCAGCCGCTCGCTGGATCGCGAACGCCTGGCCAATGATCTGAAACTACAGGCCAAAGCCCACCTCGACGAATTGACCGGCGAAGTCAGCCTGCGCCTGTCCGGCAACAGCCGCCCGGACAAGCTCGAACTCAACCTGATCTCCCCGACCCAAGCGGGAAAAGACCGGCACATCGCACTGACGCGCAGCACCACGGAAGAAGACCGCTACATCGGCCAGCTACCTGAAGCCATCAGCGGTCGCCGCTTCATCGAGCTGCTCGGCCAGCAAGGCGGGCAGACTTGGCGCCTGTTCGAGGAAGAAGTTGTCAGCCCCGGCGGTGAAATGCTACTCGGTGATGAGCCCATCCCGGGAGCAGAAGACCCGCGCCCATGA
- a CDS encoding adenine phosphoribosyltransferase: MIFDEFSIKSLIRPVPDFPKPGVIFRDITPLFQSPRALRMVADSFIQRYVETEFTHVGAMDARGFLIGSIIAYALNKPLILFRKQGKLPADVLAEGYQTEYGEAFLEVHADSLCEGDSILMFDDLIATGGTLLAAASLVRRMGASIFEAAAIIDLPELGGSQRLQDIGIPTFCLTTFALSDR, from the coding sequence ATGATCTTCGACGAATTCAGTATCAAATCCCTGATCCGCCCCGTGCCTGACTTTCCCAAACCCGGAGTGATCTTCCGTGACATCACGCCGTTGTTCCAGTCCCCTCGTGCTCTACGAATGGTCGCGGACAGCTTTATCCAGCGTTATGTCGAGACCGAGTTCACCCATGTCGGTGCCATGGACGCACGTGGCTTTCTGATCGGTTCGATCATCGCCTACGCCCTGAACAAGCCGCTGATTCTGTTTCGCAAGCAAGGCAAGCTACCGGCCGACGTGCTGGCCGAGGGCTACCAGACTGAGTACGGCGAAGCTTTCCTCGAAGTGCATGCCGACAGCCTGTGTGAAGGCGACTCGATATTGATGTTCGACGACCTGATTGCCACCGGCGGCACCCTATTGGCCGCAGCCAGCCTGGTTCGCCGCATGGGTGCGAGTATCTTCGAGGCTGCCGCGATCATTGACCTGCCGGAGCTCGGTGGCTCGCAACGATTGCAAGACATTGGCATCCCAACTTTCTGCCTGACGACCTTTGCGCTCAGCGATCGCTGA
- the fnr gene encoding fumarate/nitrate reduction transcriptional regulator Fnr gives MAENIRARSLPQVHCKDCSLAGLCLPLSMDLEDMDALDDIVKRSRPLNKGDFLFRQGDAFNSVFAIRSGALRTFSVSDAGDEQITGFHLPSELVGMAGMDSEVYPMSAQALETTSVCEIPFEKLDELSVQLPQLRRQLMRVMSREIRDDQQMMLLLSKKTADERIATFLVNLSARFRARGFSANQFRLAMSRSEIGNYLGLAVETVSRVFSRFQQNGLIAAEGKEIHILDPIELCALAGGN, from the coding sequence ATGGCCGAGAACATCAGGGCTCGCAGCCTGCCCCAAGTACATTGCAAGGATTGCAGCCTGGCCGGCCTGTGCCTGCCGTTGTCCATGGACCTGGAAGATATGGATGCTTTGGATGACATCGTTAAACGCAGCCGCCCACTGAACAAAGGCGACTTCCTGTTCCGCCAGGGCGATGCCTTCAACTCGGTCTTCGCCATACGCTCAGGCGCCCTGCGCACCTTCAGCGTCTCGGATGCAGGCGATGAGCAAATCACCGGTTTCCACTTACCCAGCGAGCTGGTCGGCATGGCCGGCATGGACAGCGAGGTTTACCCCATGTCCGCGCAAGCGCTGGAAACCACCTCGGTATGTGAAATTCCCTTCGAGAAACTCGACGAGCTGTCCGTACAGCTGCCGCAGCTGCGCCGCCAGTTGATGCGGGTCATGAGCCGGGAAATCCGCGACGATCAACAGATGATGCTACTGCTCTCGAAAAAGACCGCTGACGAGCGCATCGCAACCTTCCTAGTCAACCTCTCCGCCCGTTTCCGCGCACGTGGCTTCTCGGCCAATCAGTTCCGTTTAGCCATGTCACGCAGCGAAATCGGTAACTACCTGGGTTTGGCGGTGGAGACCGTGTCACGGGTTTTCAGCCGCTTCCAGCAGAACGGCCTGATCGCCGCCGAAGGCAAGGAAATCCACATCCTCGACCCAATCGAGCTGTGTGCTCTGGCCGGCGGCAACTAA
- a CDS encoding metal-dependent hydrolase, giving the protein MTARTHLPSASFPVRRMDFSFAQTEKYWWSGDPFMSHFMNNLSSLFPYGEMFFVNSVRAVREKITEPQLKKDISAFIGQEAMHSKEHATYNEYAAKHDIDLERLELRIKVLLEWVTKITTKKQRLAATCALEHFTATMAQQLLLREDLTTQIDDPKMYQLWMWHAIEENEHKAVCYDAYQAIGGGYFTRVAMMAISTVIFFGVIGWFQLHLLRKDRQLFNWASWRNGLRALFSPRDGFLTKLILPYLDYYRPGFHPFDHDTKALEKRWKERLGFSG; this is encoded by the coding sequence ATGACTGCCAGAACCCACCTGCCCAGCGCCAGTTTTCCCGTGCGCCGGATGGATTTCAGCTTCGCCCAGACCGAAAAATACTGGTGGAGTGGTGACCCGTTCATGAGCCATTTCATGAACAACCTGTCTTCACTGTTTCCCTACGGCGAGATGTTCTTCGTCAACAGCGTGCGCGCGGTGCGCGAGAAAATTACCGAGCCGCAGCTGAAGAAAGACATCAGCGCCTTCATCGGCCAGGAAGCCATGCACTCCAAGGAGCACGCGACCTACAACGAGTACGCTGCCAAGCACGACATCGACCTGGAGCGCCTAGAGCTGCGGATCAAGGTTCTGCTGGAGTGGGTGACCAAGATCACTACCAAGAAGCAGCGTCTGGCCGCCACCTGCGCGCTGGAACACTTCACCGCCACCATGGCCCAGCAACTGCTGCTGCGTGAAGACCTGACCACACAGATCGACGACCCGAAGATGTACCAGCTGTGGATGTGGCATGCCATCGAGGAAAATGAGCACAAGGCTGTGTGTTATGACGCCTACCAGGCGATAGGCGGCGGCTATTTCACCCGTGTCGCCATGATGGCCATCTCCACCGTGATCTTCTTCGGCGTGATCGGCTGGTTCCAGCTGCACCTGCTGCGTAAGGATCGCCAGCTGTTCAACTGGGCTAGCTGGAGGAATGGCCTGCGCGCCCTGTTCAGTCCGCGCGATGGCTTCCTCACCAAGCTGATCCTGCCTTACCTGGACTACTACCGCCCAGGCTTCCACCCCTTCGACCACGACACCAAGGCGCTGGAAAAACGCTGGAAAGAACGCCTCGGCTTTAGCGGTTAA
- a CDS encoding sulfite exporter TauE/SafE family protein, with translation MFELAPLLVSALILGLLGGGHCLGMCGGLMGALTMAIPTEQRSRRFHLLLAYNLGRILSYASAGLLIGLAGWAIASSPAALALRVVAALLLIAMGLYLAGWWSGLTRIEALGRGLWRYIQPFASRLMPVSSLPRALLLGALWGWLPCGLVYSTLLWAASQGDALDSALLMLTFGLGTWPVLLATGMAAERLTAVLRKRRVRMAGGLLVILFGLWTLPGPHQAWLMGHGSSHGSAQAGQHKH, from the coding sequence GTGTTTGAACTCGCCCCGCTGCTGGTTTCCGCCCTGATTCTCGGCCTGCTCGGCGGCGGCCATTGCCTGGGAATGTGTGGCGGGTTGATGGGTGCACTGACCATGGCCATACCAACCGAGCAACGCAGCCGGCGCTTCCATCTATTGCTCGCCTACAATCTCGGCCGAATTCTCAGCTATGCCAGCGCCGGCCTGTTGATCGGCCTCGCCGGCTGGGCCATCGCCAGCAGCCCGGCGGCGCTGGCGCTGCGCGTGGTGGCGGCCTTGCTGCTGATCGCCATGGGGCTCTATCTGGCCGGCTGGTGGAGCGGCCTGACCCGCATCGAAGCCCTTGGCCGCGGACTCTGGCGTTATATCCAACCGTTCGCCAGCCGCTTGATGCCGGTTTCCAGCCTGCCCCGCGCACTGCTGCTCGGCGCCCTCTGGGGCTGGCTGCCCTGTGGCTTGGTCTACAGCACCCTGCTGTGGGCCGCCAGCCAAGGCGACGCGCTCGACAGTGCGTTACTGATGCTGACGTTCGGTCTTGGCACCTGGCCGGTACTGCTAGCCACCGGCATGGCCGCCGAGCGGCTGACTGCGGTGCTACGCAAACGCAGGGTGCGCATGGCCGGCGGCCTGTTGGTGATCCTCTTTGGGCTGTGGACGCTACCCGGCCCACATCAGGCCTGGTTGATGGGGCATGGCTCCAGCCACGGCAGCGCGCAAGCCGGGCAGCACAAGCACTGA
- the ccoG gene encoding cytochrome c oxidase accessory protein CcoG: MSKQIPVRDITPQAKPADNSVDLYASREKIYTRAFTGFFRNLRRFGGAALLLLYFGTVWLNWAGHQAVWWNLPERKFYIFGATFWPQDFILLSGLLIISAFGLFFITVFAGRVWCGYTCPQSVWTWIFMWCEKVTEGDRNQRIKLDKAPMSANKFLRKLAKHSLWLMIGFVTGLTFVGYFSPIRELTLDFFIGQADGWSYFWAGFFTLATYGNAGYLREQVCIYMCPYARFQSVMFDKDTLIVSYDPCKGEHRGPRKKGIDYKAEGLGDCIDCTMCVQVCPTGIDIRDGLQIECIGCAACIDACDSIMDKMDYPRGLISYTTEHNLAGQKTHLVRPRLIGYAIALLAMIGLLATAFVMRPLVGFDVSKDRVLYRENAEGRIENVYSLKIMNKDQREHTYLLSAKGLDDLQLAGQRELKVAAGEIMTLPVELSIAPEKLPSSANEVIFTLDDADEPDTHVEAKSRFIGPHIR, encoded by the coding sequence ATGAGCAAGCAGATCCCCGTTCGAGACATTACCCCCCAGGCCAAGCCGGCGGATAACAGTGTCGACCTCTACGCTTCACGCGAAAAGATCTACACCCGCGCCTTCACCGGTTTCTTCCGCAATCTGCGCAGGTTCGGTGGCGCTGCCCTGCTGCTGCTGTACTTCGGCACCGTCTGGCTCAACTGGGCGGGTCATCAGGCGGTCTGGTGGAACCTGCCGGAGCGCAAGTTCTACATCTTCGGCGCTACCTTCTGGCCGCAGGACTTTATCCTGCTCTCTGGGCTATTGATCATCAGCGCCTTTGGCCTGTTCTTCATTACCGTGTTCGCCGGCCGCGTCTGGTGCGGCTATACCTGCCCGCAGAGCGTCTGGACGTGGATTTTCATGTGGTGTGAAAAGGTCACCGAAGGCGACCGTAATCAGCGCATCAAGCTCGACAAAGCGCCCATGAGCGCCAACAAATTCCTGCGCAAGCTGGCCAAACACAGCCTCTGGCTGATGATCGGCTTCGTCACCGGGCTGACCTTCGTCGGCTACTTCTCGCCCATTCGCGAGCTGACCCTCGACTTCTTTATCGGCCAGGCCGATGGCTGGTCGTACTTCTGGGCCGGCTTCTTCACCCTCGCCACCTACGGCAACGCCGGCTACTTGCGCGAGCAGGTGTGCATCTACATGTGCCCCTATGCGCGCTTCCAGAGCGTGATGTTCGACAAGGACACCCTGATCGTCTCCTACGACCCGTGCAAAGGCGAACACCGCGGTCCGCGCAAGAAAGGCATCGACTACAAGGCCGAAGGCCTCGGCGACTGCATCGACTGCACCATGTGCGTGCAGGTCTGCCCGACCGGCATCGACATCCGCGACGGCCTGCAGATCGAGTGTATCGGCTGCGCCGCCTGCATCGACGCCTGCGACTCGATCATGGACAAGATGGACTACCCGCGCGGGCTGATCAGCTACACCACCGAGCACAACCTCGCTGGCCAGAAGACTCACCTGGTACGGCCACGCCTGATCGGCTACGCCATCGCCCTGCTCGCCATGATCGGCCTGCTCGCCACGGCCTTCGTCATGCGTCCGCTGGTTGGTTTCGACGTCAGCAAGGATCGCGTGCTCTACCGCGAAAATGCGGAAGGCCGGATCGAGAACGTCTACAGCCTGAAAATCATGAACAAGGATCAGCGTGAGCACACCTACCTGCTCAGTGCCAAGGGTCTGGACGACTTGCAACTGGCAGGCCAGCGCGAGCTCAAGGTCGCCGCCGGCGAGATCATGACCCTGCCGGTAGAACTGTCCATCGCGCCAGAGAAGTTGCCGTCGAGCGCCAACGAGGTGATCTTCACCCTCGATGATGCCGACGAGCCCGACACGCACGTTGAAGCCAAGAGCCGCTTCATCGGCCCGCACATTCGTTAA